Proteins encoded within one genomic window of Zootoca vivipara chromosome 12, rZooViv1.1, whole genome shotgun sequence:
- the CCDC12 gene encoding coiled-coil domain-containing protein 12 isoform X2 — protein sequence MKLSPDTEEPLGLLHHLHVVQAPGLGCFFALKSRTGETSGLMGVLSFPLIPPLSLSLPPQNKDDGVPELKHFRGDGEEKDTGKHKELKLRNYAPEDEELKGRVVPKAKPASVEDKVKEQLEAAKPEPIIEEVDLANLAPRKPDWDLKRDVAKKLEKLEKRTQRAIAELIRERLRGQEEDLASAVDSAKQEGSDSD from the exons ATGAAATTAAGCCCAGACACCGAAGAACCCCTGGGCCTGCTGCATCATTTACATGTagttcaggcaccaggcctgggGTGTTTTTTTGCATTGAAGTCTCGCACTGGGGAAACGTCAGGCTTGATGGGTGTGCTCTCCTTCCCCCtaatcccccccctttctctttctctgcctcctcaGAATAAAGATGACGGCGTACCGGAGCTCAAGCATTTCCGAGGCGACGGTGAAGAGAAAGATACGGGAAAGCATAA GGAGCTCAAGTTGCGGAATTATGCTCCGGAAGACGAAGAGCTCAAGGGGCGGGTGGTGCCCAAAGCGAAGCCTGCCTCAG TGGAAGACAAGGTGAAAGAGCAGCTAGAGGCAGCGAAGCCTGAGCCCATCATTGAAGAAGTG GACTTGGCAAATCTTGCCCCCAGGAAACCCGACTG GGACTTGAAGCGAGACGTGGCTAAGAAACTGGAGAAGCTGGAGAAGCGAACGCAGAGGGCGATTGCCGAGCTAATAA GAGAGAGGCTAAGAGGCCAGGAGGAAGATCTGGCGTCGGCGGTTGACTCAGCAAAGCAGGAGGGGAGCGATTCGGACTGA